From the genome of Megachile rotundata isolate GNS110a chromosome 3, iyMegRotu1, whole genome shotgun sequence:
gaactcctacgcgtggaattacggctcatggaattataacgcgttgaattcctacgcgtggaattgcggcacatggaattataacgcgttgatttgcttcgcgtggaattcctacgcgtggaattgcggcaCATGGAATTATAACTCGTTGATTTGCttcgcgtggaattgcgacgtgtggaattacggctcatggaattataacgcgttgaattgcgacgcgtggaattacaacgcgttgaattgcgACGCGCGGAATtgcaacgtgtggaattacggctcatggaattataacgcgttgaattcctatgcgtggaaCTGCGGCACATGACattataacgcgttgaattcctacgcgtggaattacggctcatggaattataacgcgttgaattgtgacgcgtggaattgcaacgtgtGTATTTACGgcacatggaattacaacgcgttgaataGCTACGCGTGAAATTGTAATGCGTAATAATATAATCGAAAGAAATGAAAAGGTAAGCATATCACCACGTAAAATCCATCGTGTTTAAAACATAACGTAATGTCGACACCATTCATCTTCTCATAACGCAATATCGTTTCAGATCGGTTGGTAATCTAGAAGAAACGCAGAAGGACTAAACCCGATGACATACGGAAGATCGTTTCGCCGAATAAGAGGCCGACGGCACACCGTAGACCGCGATGTCTGCGGTCTCAGTATTCTCTCGGTAGAAAGTTTTAACGTGGCGTACCCAGAGCGCCCCAGTGTTCGGCGGTGGGTCATGCGTAATGGGGATAGGTGCCCAGATGAGGCGGCACATGACCGGAGGCCGTGTGGTGTCCCGCGTACAGGTTGGCACCTGGACTCGTGGACCAGTAGCTGGAGGCCGATTGGAATAGGCCTCCTGGAACGGAGACCGACACGGAGGCGGCTGGCGGTGGCATCAGGTTCAGTTTAGCGTGACCGTAGCCAGACATAAACAGCTCGCTCTGGTATTTGTACGCGGCTGGGTCCGCGGCTGCCGGCTGCGTCGCCGCTGCCAGACCCTGGAAGTCGAATTTGTACGCGTACCTCTTCCCGTGCACCTTTGTCATGATGTTCTTGTCGTAGTAATACCTGCAAACAGAACAGGCTGGTTCGAATACACCCTGAGGATCATTCAGGGAGCTGTTAGCGGATCAAACGAAGTTACGTGTTCATTCTTCCTTTATAGCCAGGGGATGTCGAGAGTCAGTGGGAGCCATTTTCTGGGTAACACTGGGTTAGGGTTGTTACGTTGTTGGTATACTGATTATTAGATTTTATTAGTGGGGTCAAAGTTTATTTTCAAAGCAAGCTGTTTTGTAAAATGTTTGTGAGTTTTTGACTAACAATTAGATTGACTGGGTGTGTCAATAAAATGTACACATACTGTTCAATAATCTTGCTGTCTTATTAATCACtgttctattaatttatttaatggtTTCAGTTAGAACATTGTGACAGAAAGGCAACGACATCTTATCTTATTAGATTGACTGGGTGTTTCAATAAAATGTACTCATACTGTTCAATAATCTTACTGTCCTATTAATCGGGCtgttctattaatttatttaatggtTTCAGTTAGAACATTGTGACAGAAAGGCAACGACATCTTATCTTATTAGATTGACTGGGTGTTTCAATAAAATGTACACATATACTGTTCAATAATCTTACTGTTCTATTAATCGGACtgttctattaatttatttaatggtTTCAGCTAGAAGCATGTAACAGAAAGACATCCACGTTATCCCAGGATCACAGGTCAAAGAACGTGCAGTAAACAGTCAATGATGTTAAGTGTTGCACCAACGAAAAATAAAGTCAAGACTCGAAGGATATTCGAAGCCATAAGCGACCCTTGCATTTTCACGAAGCTTTGAACGTACCACGAGATATGATCGAGCGAAGTCCACGGACGCGTTCTGCCATAAAGTCGCGATTTACGAAGCCGCTAGGAAACGACGAGGGTCGTAAAAATCCCGCGCAACCACGGAgtcttatttaataaattccatttgccaGCGTCGATAACGGTGCCGCTTCCGCTACGACGGAAACgcttttcatttttctattttttctttctttttattttttttcgtcGAGTTACCGGGCGCGGCTTGCAAACTTCTCGCCCGGCACGGGGGACGGAGAGAAATAGAGAGAGAGTCGAGCAGTCTCGCGTAATATAATCAGTCGATCTGATCGAAAAATAATAGCCGCGTCTGCCGTCGGTCTGACTGTCGGTGATTGAAATTTCTCTCCCCTGCTTTCCCACCCTCCTTTCTATACCATGGTTGCTCGTACCGTTTCGTTCAACGAATTTACTTTCTCCACCGATCTTCCATGTCTGCGCGCTAAATATCGACGTTTCGCCGTGTTTCTGTCACGAGGATGCGGTTTAATACGAACATTGTCATGACAGTCATCGGCGACACGAATTTAATTCGATTAAATAATTATGGAATATCAAGAGGAATAGATGTTTTATTAATAGTACGTTGTGCGATATAATGCGCGGCTATAGAGCGATGGTATAATGCGCGGCTGTGTAATGCGATGATGTAATGCATGACGTTGCAACGTGTAGATATGTCATGTGTAGAGATACAATACGTCGTGATACAATATGTAACGATATAACGCGTACAacggaagtacaacgcgtgacaAACTGGaggcgtggcgatacaacgcgttgtAAATGCAATACGTGACAAGTACAACGCGTGACAAATTGGGGACGTAGATAACAACGCGTAGTAAACATAACGCGTGGCACATACAACTCGTAATAAATGCGATGCGTGAAAAATACAACAGTCGATGTAATTGTTACACGTAATGTATTGCAAATGCAAGGCAAATATGACACGCGACAAACTTCGCGTGCCGCAAATATACGGCGTAGTAAATATGtaacaaattcaacgcgtggaagtagaaCGAGCGGCGATAAAATAATTAGCGATATAGTAAATCATTAGAACGTTTTGCTCACCTCAAAGCCCTCGACAATTTGTCGTAATTCATATTAGGCTTGGACTTCCTTTCGCCCCAACGTCTCGCCACCTCGTCGGGGTCAGTCAACTTGAATTCGCCGTTGGTTCCTTCCCACGTAATGCACGCTGCGTTACTCGAATCTGACAGTAGCTCGAGCAAGAATTGCCACAGTTGGATCTGACCGGAACCGGAGCTCGCCAGACGACTGCTCGTCGCTCCGAACATTTGATAGGGATCTAAAAATCATTC
Proteins encoded in this window:
- the Ets65A gene encoding DNA-binding protein D-ETS-3 isoform X1; this encodes MVNVDGVQIAFYRGQRRSDSRGSLVMYDSASCSYAGALELKGASGAGAAAAAAGVTAAGVKQENWPYRGLTCGSTFQRLKESVDKAKQALADRGGYLSGAFSPPPRANPSAISPTASITDASSSYKGGWSHATSPAPGQGYGSSLSKSALDTHTHLRQPDPYQMFGATSSRLASSGSGQIQLWQFLLELLSDSSNAACITWEGTNGEFKLTDPDEVARRWGERKSKPNMNYDKLSRALRYYYDKNIMTKVHGKRYAYKFDFQGLAAATQPAAADPAAYKYQSELFMSGYGHAKLNLMPPPAASVSVSVPGGLFQSASSYWSTSPGANLYAGHHTASGHVPPHLGTYPHYA
- the Ets65A gene encoding DNA-binding protein D-ETS-3 isoform X3, whose translation is MYDSASCSYAGALELKGASGAGAAAAAAGVTAAGVKQENWPYRGLTCGSTFQRLKESVDKAKQALADRGGYLSGAFSPPPRANPSAISPTASITDASSSYKGGWSHATSPAPGQGYGSSLSKSALDTHTHLRQPDPYQMFGATSSRLASSGSGQIQLWQFLLELLSDSSNAACITWEGTNGEFKLTDPDEVARRWGERKSKPNMNYDKLSRALRYYYDKNIMTKVHGKRYAYKFDFQGLAAATQPAAADPAAYKYQSELFMSGYGHAKLNLMPPPAASVSVSVPGGLFQSASSYWSTSPGANLYAGHHTASGHVPPHLGTYPHYA
- the Ets65A gene encoding DNA-binding protein D-ETS-3 isoform X2, with translation MVNVDGVQIAFYRGQRRSDSRGSLVMYDSASCSYAGALELKGASGAGAAAAAAGVTAAGVKQENWPYRGLTCGSTFQRLKESVDKAKQALADRGGYLSGAFSPPPRANPSAISPTASITDASSSYKGGWSHATSPAPGQDPYQMFGATSSRLASSGSGQIQLWQFLLELLSDSSNAACITWEGTNGEFKLTDPDEVARRWGERKSKPNMNYDKLSRALRYYYDKNIMTKVHGKRYAYKFDFQGLAAATQPAAADPAAYKYQSELFMSGYGHAKLNLMPPPAASVSVSVPGGLFQSASSYWSTSPGANLYAGHHTASGHVPPHLGTYPHYA